Proteins from one Deinococcus sp. AB2017081 genomic window:
- the uvrA gene encoding excinuclease ABC subunit UvrA, which yields MQSNLIVRGAKEHNLKDITVELPRDQFVVITGVSGSGKSTLAFDTIYAEGQRRYVESLSAYARQFLGLMEKPDVESITGLSPAISIDQKTTSHNPRSTVGTVTEIHDYLRLLYARVGTPYCPICGRKIEKQSPSEITDRLLAGFLDKRAILLAPVVRGRKGEYRKLFGDLRREGFARVRVDGTLYELEEAEKLKLEKFEKHDVDVVIDRVTLREADRSRVAESVELGLRRGEGLLRVLMPDGGEDGGAHEELYSEKFACPEHGSVLEELEPRSFSFNNPYGACPDCAGLGSKQEFSPELVIDERLSIAEGAILPWSKKGTGGGVYYWDKLKALSEHLEFDLKAPWRELSAKAQKAVLYGPGQPFEVVYRRGGKETMRFTTEFEGVIANLERRYADTESEFMREKLEELMELRPCPTCGGTRYKPEILAVRVGGLNISQASAMSVLDADAYFRQLQDGALDHATIEPYLGGHLGGEAKAHAPRKYEYVLNDFGTAVSAPILKAIRTRLKFLVDVGLDYLSLDRTANTLSGGEAQRIRLATQVGSGLTGVLYVLDEPSIGLHPKDNHRLIGTLKHLRDLGNTLIVVEHDEDTMMEADYLVDMGPGAGVHGGEVVAVGTPEQVRRDKNSLTGRYLRGELKIEVPAERRRGSGKRLKVIGAREHNLQNVDIEIPLGTMTVVTGPSGSGKSTLIHDILHATLAKELNGAKTTPGKFDRIEGMEHLDKVIEIDQSPIGRTPRSNPATYTGVFTEIRDLFTRTPEARRRGYLAGRFSFNVKGGRCEHCKGDGVMKIEMNFLPDIYVPCEVCKGARYNRETLEVKYNGRTIADVLDMTVEDANTFFEAIPPIQRKMQLLLDVGLGYMRIGQPSTTLSGGEAQRIKLATELSKRATGKTIYILDEPTTGLHFEDVRKLMEVLQRLVDGGNTLVIIEHNLDVMKCGDHLIDLGPEGGVRGGTVVATGTPEEMAAHPTSHTGEYLRKVPGIVPAAAQPERELVGTAPVRKGRAKKGAA from the coding sequence TTGCAGAGCAACCTGATCGTCCGCGGCGCGAAGGAACACAACCTCAAGGACATCACCGTGGAGCTTCCGCGCGACCAGTTCGTGGTGATCACGGGTGTGTCCGGCAGCGGTAAGAGCACCCTGGCCTTCGACACCATCTACGCCGAGGGCCAGCGCCGCTACGTCGAGTCCCTGTCCGCATACGCCCGCCAGTTCCTGGGCCTGATGGAGAAGCCGGACGTGGAGAGCATCACGGGCCTGTCGCCGGCCATCTCCATCGACCAGAAGACGACCAGCCACAACCCGCGCTCCACGGTCGGCACCGTCACCGAGATCCACGACTACCTGCGGCTGCTGTACGCCCGCGTGGGCACGCCGTACTGCCCCATCTGCGGGCGCAAGATCGAGAAGCAGAGCCCCAGCGAGATCACGGATCGCCTGCTCGCGGGCTTCCTCGACAAGCGCGCGATCCTGCTCGCGCCGGTCGTGCGGGGCCGCAAGGGCGAGTACCGCAAGCTGTTCGGCGACCTGCGCCGCGAGGGCTTCGCGCGGGTGCGCGTGGACGGCACGCTGTACGAGCTGGAGGAAGCTGAGAAGCTGAAGCTGGAGAAGTTCGAGAAGCACGATGTGGACGTGGTGATCGACCGCGTGACGCTGCGCGAGGCCGACCGCAGCCGCGTGGCGGAGAGCGTGGAACTCGGCCTGCGCCGCGGCGAGGGCCTGCTGCGCGTGCTGATGCCCGACGGCGGCGAGGACGGCGGCGCGCACGAGGAGCTGTACTCCGAGAAGTTCGCGTGCCCGGAACACGGCAGCGTGCTGGAGGAACTGGAGCCCCGCTCCTTCTCCTTCAACAACCCATACGGGGCGTGCCCCGACTGCGCTGGCCTGGGCAGCAAGCAGGAGTTCTCGCCGGAACTGGTGATCGACGAGCGCCTCAGCATCGCCGAGGGCGCGATCCTGCCGTGGAGCAAGAAGGGCACGGGCGGCGGCGTGTACTACTGGGACAAGCTCAAGGCCCTCTCCGAGCATCTGGAGTTCGATCTGAAGGCCCCGTGGCGCGAGCTGAGCGCGAAGGCCCAGAAGGCCGTGCTGTATGGGCCGGGACAGCCCTTCGAGGTCGTCTACCGCCGGGGCGGCAAGGAGACCATGCGCTTCACGACCGAGTTCGAGGGGGTCATCGCCAATCTGGAGCGCCGCTATGCGGACACCGAGTCGGAGTTCATGCGCGAGAAGCTGGAGGAGCTGATGGAGCTGCGGCCGTGCCCCACGTGCGGCGGCACGCGGTACAAGCCGGAGATCCTGGCGGTGCGGGTGGGCGGCCTGAACATCTCGCAGGCCAGCGCCATGAGCGTGCTCGACGCCGACGCGTACTTCCGGCAGTTGCAGGACGGGGCGCTCGACCACGCGACCATCGAGCCGTACCTCGGGGGGCACCTCGGCGGCGAGGCGAAGGCGCACGCGCCCCGCAAGTACGAGTACGTCCTGAACGACTTCGGCACGGCTGTGTCTGCGCCGATCCTCAAGGCGATCCGCACGCGGCTGAAGTTCCTGGTGGACGTGGGCCTCGACTACCTGAGCCTCGACCGCACCGCGAACACCCTGAGTGGGGGAGAGGCGCAGCGCATCCGGCTCGCCACACAGGTCGGCAGCGGGCTGACGGGCGTGCTGTACGTGCTCGACGAGCCCAGCATCGGCCTGCACCCCAAGGACAACCACCGCCTGATCGGCACGCTCAAGCACCTGCGCGACCTGGGCAACACGTTGATTGTCGTCGAGCACGACGAGGACACCATGATGGAGGCCGACTACCTCGTGGACATGGGCCCGGGGGCCGGCGTGCACGGCGGCGAGGTGGTCGCGGTGGGTACGCCCGAGCAGGTCAGGCGCGACAAGAACAGCCTGACCGGCCGCTACCTGCGCGGAGAGCTGAAGATCGAGGTGCCCGCCGAGCGCCGCCGGGGCAGCGGCAAGCGCCTGAAGGTCATCGGCGCGCGCGAGCACAACCTGCAGAACGTGGACATCGAGATCCCGCTCGGCACCATGACCGTCGTGACCGGCCCGTCCGGCAGCGGCAAGAGCACCCTGATCCACGACATCCTGCACGCCACCCTGGCGAAAGAGCTGAACGGCGCGAAGACCACGCCTGGGAAGTTCGACCGCATCGAGGGCATGGAGCACCTCGACAAGGTCATCGAGATCGACCAGAGTCCCATCGGACGCACGCCGCGCAGCAACCCCGCCACGTACACCGGCGTGTTCACCGAGATCCGCGACCTGTTCACCCGCACGCCGGAAGCGCGGCGGCGCGGGTACCTCGCGGGGCGCTTCTCGTTCAACGTGAAGGGCGGGCGCTGCGAGCACTGCAAGGGCGACGGCGTCATGAAGATCGAGATGAACTTCCTGCCGGACATCTACGTGCCGTGCGAGGTCTGCAAGGGAGCCCGCTACAACCGCGAGACGCTGGAGGTGAAGTACAACGGCAGGACGATTGCCGACGTGCTGGACATGACCGTCGAGGACGCGAACACCTTCTTCGAGGCGATCCCGCCCATCCAGCGCAAGATGCAGCTGCTGCTCGACGTGGGCCTGGGCTACATGCGCATCGGGCAGCCGAGCACCACGCTCTCGGGCGGCGAGGCGCAGCGCATCAAGCTCGCCACGGAACTGAGCAAGCGCGCGACCGGCAAGACCATCTACATCCTCGACGAGCCCACCACGGGCCTGCACTTCGAGGACGTCCGCAAGCTCATGGAGGTGCTGCAGCGCCTCGTGGACGGCGGCAACACCCTGGTCATCATCGAGCACAACCTCGACGTCATGAAGTGCGGCGACCACCTCATCGACCTGGGCCCGGAAGGCGGTGTGCGCGGCGGTACAGTCGTCGCCACCGGCACCCCCGAGGAGATGGCGGCCCACCCCACCAGCCACACCGGCGAGTACCTGCGGAAGGTGCCGGGCATCGTCCCGGCGGCCGCACAGCCGGAACGCGAACTGGTCGGCACTGCCCCGGTGCGGAAAGGACGTGCTAAGAAGGGAGCAGCATGA
- a CDS encoding DsbA family protein, producing the protein MTRLQGSNSNRTVLVIGTLIAVALIALALFAVRGKPAPGAGLTPNFNLDGVAFAGQEGAPVSVVVVEDFKCPVCKSFEDTIAPELKTRYIDTGKAKLYSMIWPFLSSPSRGLPQDDSKFASQAARCVYDQRGNDGFNAYKTILFRGQGDETTVWATKSRLKELAGNVEGLDQAAFATCLDTDATAARVEADKAQVERAGVNHTPTVFVNGREVMNASGQSSYALADVSAAIDAASN; encoded by the coding sequence ATGACCAGACTCCAGGGAAGTAACTCCAATCGCACCGTCCTGGTGATCGGCACCCTGATCGCCGTGGCGCTGATCGCGCTGGCCCTCTTCGCGGTGCGTGGCAAACCCGCTCCTGGTGCGGGCCTGACCCCGAACTTCAATCTGGATGGCGTGGCCTTCGCCGGACAGGAGGGGGCGCCCGTGAGTGTGGTCGTCGTCGAGGACTTCAAGTGCCCGGTGTGCAAGTCCTTCGAGGACACCATCGCGCCGGAACTGAAAACCAGGTACATCGACACCGGCAAGGCGAAACTCTACTCGATGATCTGGCCGTTCCTGTCCAGCCCCTCGCGCGGGCTGCCGCAGGACGACTCGAAGTTCGCCTCGCAGGCGGCCCGCTGCGTGTACGACCAGCGCGGCAACGACGGCTTCAATGCCTACAAGACGATCCTGTTCCGGGGCCAGGGCGACGAGACCACCGTGTGGGCCACCAAGTCCCGCCTGAAGGAGCTGGCGGGGAACGTCGAGGGACTGGATCAGGCCGCCTTCGCCACGTGTCTGGACACCGACGCCACGGCTGCCCGCGTCGAGGCCGACAAGGCCCAGGTCGAGCGGGCCGGGGTGAACCACACCCCCACGGTGTTCGTGAACGGGCGCGAGGTCATGAACGCCTCCGGGCAGAGTTCCTACGCCCTCGCGGATGTCAGCGCGGCGATCGACGCTGCCAGCAACTGA
- a CDS encoding disulfide bond formation protein B has translation MTRDNRVYVAWVIALVATLGSLYFSEIRGFRPCILCWYQRVCMYPLAVLLGIAALRGDLGIRVYVLPLAVIGGLTALYQNLETWGVVPVLRACTTDPSSSCGTPWPVWGVGSPLNTVITIPVLAMIAFALIIVLLGWRRTRTL, from the coding sequence GTGACCCGCGACAACCGCGTCTACGTGGCCTGGGTCATCGCCCTGGTCGCCACGCTGGGTAGCCTGTATTTCAGCGAGATCCGCGGCTTCCGGCCGTGCATCCTGTGCTGGTATCAGCGCGTGTGCATGTACCCGCTGGCGGTGCTGCTCGGCATCGCCGCCCTGCGCGGCGACCTGGGCATCCGCGTGTACGTCCTGCCGCTGGCCGTGATCGGCGGGCTGACGGCGCTGTATCAGAACCTGGAGACGTGGGGCGTGGTGCCGGTGTTGCGGGCGTGCACCACCGATCCCAGCTCGTCGTGCGGGACGCCGTGGCCGGTGTGGGGCGTGGGGTCGCCGCTCAACACGGTCATCACGATCCCCGTGCTGGCCATGATCGCCTTCGCGCTGATCATCGTGCTGCTGGGCTGGCGCAGAACGCGCACGCTGTAA
- a CDS encoding AAA family ATPase has protein sequence MNTGPIWVLSGSPGVGKSSVARALLARTPRGLHLPIDDLRDLVVSGLAPPSLTDDPEATHQFRLAREAARFHARLYAEAGFVVALDDVLWPADLAMLRVAWDGLDVRPVLLAPSLAVTHGRNAARVGKPFDTALLVPMIDALHPGLQPADFLAAGWHVLETSDLTVEQTADALLALPW, from the coding sequence GTGAACACCGGCCCCATCTGGGTGCTGTCCGGCAGCCCTGGCGTGGGCAAGAGCAGCGTGGCCCGCGCCCTGCTGGCCCGCACCCCACGCGGCCTGCACCTGCCGATCGACGACCTGCGCGATCTGGTGGTCTCCGGCCTCGCGCCGCCCAGCCTGACGGATGACCCGGAGGCCACCCACCAGTTCCGTCTGGCCCGCGAGGCGGCCCGCTTCCACGCGCGGCTCTACGCCGAGGCCGGCTTTGTGGTCGCGCTGGACGACGTGCTGTGGCCCGCCGACCTGGCGATGCTCCGGGTGGCGTGGGACGGACTGGACGTGCGACCGGTGCTGCTGGCACCGTCCCTGGCGGTCACGCACGGACGGAATGCGGCGCGGGTGGGCAAGCCCTTCGACACGGCGCTGCTGGTGCCCATGATCGACGCGCTGCACCCCGGTCTCCAGCCGGCCGACTTCCTGGCCGCCGGCTGGCACGTGCTGGAGACCAGTGACCTGACGGTCGAGCAGACGGCCGACGCCCTGCTCGCGCTGCCGTGGTGA
- a CDS encoding aminopeptidase produces the protein MTPLLPYDPDAHARLLSAYCLSAAPGERLLVSGAADTVPLVRAVTRAMLQAGARPVPRVEYSEFQDDLARFASDEVLDTYHPVEAEDIGALDGSLRVLGGEAPVQADAARRARLLAARAPLATLRARRKWALTLYPTAAGAELAGMTAPEYEDFVMRAMFLDRPDPVAAWGKVRATQATLIERLSRADHIRIEAPGTDLTLRVGGRTWANSDGRRNMPSGEVFTGPLEDSADGVITFTVPAPYHGQMVRGARLEFRDGVVISATADEGEDVLHAALATDPGARRLGELGIGTNAGIQRPSGNILFDEKIGGTVHLALGRSYPETGGVNLSGIHWDLITDLRAGGRLSADGEVIQQDGIFV, from the coding sequence ATGACCCCCCTGCTTCCCTACGATCCCGATGCCCACGCCCGGCTGCTCAGCGCGTACTGCCTGAGCGCGGCCCCCGGCGAGCGGCTGCTGGTCAGCGGTGCGGCCGACACCGTGCCGCTGGTGCGGGCGGTCACGCGGGCCATGCTGCAGGCCGGGGCGCGGCCGGTGCCGCGCGTGGAGTACTCCGAATTCCAGGACGACCTCGCCCGGTTCGCGTCGGACGAGGTGCTCGACACCTACCACCCGGTTGAGGCCGAGGACATCGGTGCGCTGGACGGCAGCCTGCGCGTGCTGGGGGGCGAGGCGCCGGTGCAGGCGGACGCCGCCCGCCGCGCCCGGCTGCTGGCGGCCCGCGCCCCGCTGGCCACCCTGCGGGCCCGGCGCAAGTGGGCGCTGACCCTGTACCCCACGGCGGCCGGAGCCGAGCTGGCCGGCATGACCGCGCCCGAATACGAGGACTTCGTGATGCGGGCCATGTTCCTCGACCGGCCCGATCCGGTGGCTGCGTGGGGCAAGGTGCGGGCCACGCAGGCCACCCTGATCGAGCGTCTGTCCCGCGCCGATCACATCCGGATCGAGGCGCCGGGCACCGACCTGACCCTGCGCGTCGGCGGGCGCACGTGGGCCAACAGCGACGGCCGGCGCAACATGCCCAGCGGCGAGGTCTTCACCGGCCCCCTGGAGGACAGCGCCGACGGCGTGATCACCTTCACGGTGCCGGCTCCCTACCACGGACAGATGGTGCGGGGGGCCCGCCTGGAATTCCGGGACGGCGTGGTCATCTCGGCCACCGCCGACGAGGGAGAAGACGTGCTGCACGCCGCGCTGGCGACCGATCCCGGTGCCCGCCGCCTGGGCGAACTGGGCATCGGCACCAATGCGGGCATCCAGCGCCCCAGCGGGAACATCCTGTTCGACGAGAAGATCGGCGGCACGGTGCACCTGGCCCTGGGCCGCTCGTATCCCGAGACCGGCGGCGTGAACCTCAGCGGCATCCACTGGGATCTGATCACCGATCTGCGTGCCGGGGGCCGCCTGAGTGCCGACGGCGAGGTCATCCAGCAGGACGGGATCTTCGTGTGA
- a CDS encoding AI-2E family transporter, with product MTPPPAPPDAPSRPLRDPSSWWDARDVRHLLRLMWSRPPVRLLAYLLLGWAAWRVLVWGSGLLAGVIVMVLSAYALAFLAQPVLVWLERRRVGRPVGVLLLLIVTVALLTFLITAVSAQVTGLINGIPQIAQTLENVLFRLLDRLDTIPGAQGLKASVDKYLGEQTANLTQNAGPILDRVLSSGPDVLNTLSNLIGWLGQVGFIVTLALYFMFDYGRVGLSVLRLFPRAWQPTVYRLSEDVSESFGGYMRGQLLLMVAGAALAYVGLLVLKVPNALALGLLSGLLTVVPYVGIVVAAVIAMLQALPQGTITVGLVAAVFFVINQLQGNVLGPLIMGRTLSLSPAAILVALLVGLSLGGALGAILAVPIATLGKRWVQRYWLTSTAYRGPGLDAAPAGPASQVSGHVSSGE from the coding sequence GTGACCCCCCCGCCCGCTCCGCCTGACGCGCCGTCCCGGCCGCTCCGCGACCCGTCGAGCTGGTGGGACGCCCGCGATGTCCGTCACCTCCTGCGGCTGATGTGGAGTCGCCCACCGGTGCGTCTGCTGGCCTACCTCCTGCTGGGCTGGGCGGCATGGCGCGTCCTGGTCTGGGGCTCGGGGCTGCTGGCGGGCGTGATCGTCATGGTGCTCAGCGCGTATGCCCTGGCGTTCCTGGCACAGCCGGTGCTCGTGTGGCTGGAACGCCGCCGCGTGGGCCGACCGGTGGGTGTGCTGCTGCTCCTGATCGTCACCGTGGCGCTGCTGACCTTCCTGATCACGGCCGTCAGTGCCCAGGTCACCGGCCTGATCAACGGCATCCCGCAGATCGCGCAGACCCTGGAGAACGTACTGTTCCGGCTGCTCGACCGTCTGGACACGATCCCCGGGGCCCAGGGCCTGAAGGCCAGCGTGGACAAGTACCTGGGCGAACAGACGGCCAACCTGACGCAGAACGCCGGGCCGATCCTCGACCGCGTGCTGAGCAGTGGCCCGGACGTGCTGAACACCCTGTCGAACCTCATCGGCTGGCTGGGACAGGTGGGATTCATCGTGACCCTGGCGCTGTACTTCATGTTCGACTATGGGCGGGTGGGCCTGAGCGTGCTGCGCCTGTTCCCCCGGGCGTGGCAGCCCACCGTGTACCGCCTGTCGGAGGACGTCAGCGAGAGCTTCGGCGGGTACATGCGCGGCCAGCTGCTGCTGATGGTGGCGGGCGCAGCGCTGGCGTACGTGGGTCTGCTGGTGCTCAAGGTGCCCAATGCCCTGGCGCTGGGCCTCCTGAGCGGGCTGCTGACGGTGGTGCCCTATGTGGGGATCGTGGTGGCCGCCGTCATCGCCATGCTCCAGGCCCTGCCGCAGGGGACGATCACGGTGGGGCTGGTCGCCGCCGTGTTCTTCGTCATCAACCAGTTGCAGGGCAACGTCCTCGGCCCGCTGATCATGGGCCGCACGCTGTCGCTGAGCCCCGCCGCGATCCTGGTCGCGCTGCTGGTCGGCCTGAGCCTGGGCGGCGCGCTGGGCGCGATCCTGGCCGTGCCCATCGCCACGCTGGGCAAACGCTGGGTGCAGCGGTACTGGCTGACCAGCACCGCGTACCGTGGCCCCGGCCTGGACGCCGCCCCGGCCGGCCCAGCATCCCAGGTGTCCGGACACGTATCCTCCGGGGAATGA
- a CDS encoding TRAP transporter permease: MSDPTRPISSDPTLSPPGHDMTEGERRAIEMVEAAETGGRKLGGWQALLVTLLAVAWCLYQIYAAQVGNVDTVTLRATHLGFAFALAYLVFPFRKTPGRPQTRVPWFDWLLGLGATLTAVYLIRQYPDIANLQGGVLTSTDVWVGSAMIILLLLTAWRTIGIAMPIVAMVFMLYALTGPRGLIRGDLGPQLQLHAGQTWPQVVGQLFANTEGIFGTGLGVSAQIVFLFVLFGAVFDKLGAGDWFMNVAQGLLGAFRGGPAKASVLSSALNGIISGSAISNVVTGGNITIGTMKRVGYSAEKAGAIEVASSSNGQLMPPVMGAAAFIMAQNLNIDYRALILAAAIPAFLCYGALLVVTHIEALKLGLRGLPRSELPRVRQTLLSGWYYLIPLGYLLGTLTLHPEATPERIALNTVYMMLVMMVIQEAVLGRRDGRSVGQGAVDGLKKIVQAFEGAARSMVGIAVATAAAGIIVGIVTITGLGFGLADIVENVSSVFSNPFLKMLVVLFMAQLIALVLGMGLPTTANYILMSALIVPIIVKVAGLDTGNPAELLPAHMFVFYFGIMADSTPPVALAAFAAAAISGGNPVATGIQAFQYELRTALLAYMMFFNPQLLLIQDGRLGGVPFWDAAFMVVFAFIGLVAFSAATLRFLHRRTNPVQMILLLVASFILIIPTHIAYNLGALALIAAVYFWQKAGSRAEPPSGLPAAA, encoded by the coding sequence ATGAGTGATCCGACACGCCCCATCAGTTCCGACCCGACCCTGAGTCCCCCCGGACACGACATGACCGAGGGGGAACGCCGCGCCATCGAGATGGTGGAGGCCGCCGAGACCGGCGGCCGCAAGCTGGGCGGGTGGCAGGCGCTGCTGGTCACGCTGCTCGCCGTGGCGTGGTGCCTGTACCAGATCTACGCCGCGCAGGTCGGGAACGTGGACACCGTGACCCTGCGGGCCACCCACCTGGGCTTCGCCTTCGCACTGGCGTATCTGGTCTTCCCCTTCCGCAAGACACCGGGCCGCCCACAGACGCGGGTGCCGTGGTTCGACTGGCTCCTGGGCCTCGGCGCGACCCTGACGGCCGTCTACCTGATCCGGCAGTACCCGGACATCGCCAACCTCCAGGGCGGGGTGCTCACCAGCACCGACGTGTGGGTGGGCAGCGCCATGATCATCCTGCTGCTGCTCACGGCGTGGCGCACCATCGGGATCGCCATGCCGATCGTGGCGATGGTGTTCATGCTGTATGCCCTGACCGGCCCGCGTGGCCTGATCCGGGGCGACCTGGGGCCGCAGCTCCAGCTGCACGCCGGGCAGACGTGGCCGCAGGTGGTCGGGCAGCTGTTCGCCAACACCGAGGGGATCTTCGGCACCGGCCTGGGCGTGTCGGCGCAGATCGTGTTCCTGTTCGTGCTGTTCGGCGCGGTGTTCGACAAGCTCGGCGCCGGCGACTGGTTCATGAATGTCGCGCAGGGGCTGCTCGGCGCGTTCCGCGGCGGCCCCGCCAAGGCCAGCGTGCTGTCCAGTGCCCTGAACGGCATCATCTCCGGCTCGGCGATCAGCAACGTGGTCACGGGCGGGAACATCACCATCGGCACCATGAAGCGGGTGGGGTACAGCGCCGAGAAAGCCGGCGCGATCGAGGTGGCGAGCAGCAGCAACGGCCAGCTCATGCCGCCCGTCATGGGCGCGGCGGCGTTCATCATGGCCCAAAACCTGAACATCGACTACCGCGCCCTGATCCTCGCGGCGGCCATTCCCGCGTTCCTGTGCTACGGCGCGCTGCTGGTCGTGACCCACATCGAGGCGCTGAAACTGGGCCTGCGGGGACTGCCCCGCAGCGAACTGCCGCGTGTGCGCCAGACGCTGCTGTCGGGGTGGTACTACCTGATCCCGCTGGGCTACCTGCTGGGCACCCTGACCCTGCACCCCGAGGCCACGCCGGAGCGCATCGCGCTGAACACCGTGTACATGATGCTGGTCATGATGGTCATCCAGGAAGCCGTCCTGGGCCGCCGGGACGGGCGCAGCGTCGGCCAGGGGGCTGTGGACGGCCTGAAGAAGATCGTGCAGGCCTTCGAGGGCGCGGCCCGCAGCATGGTCGGGATCGCGGTCGCCACGGCGGCAGCGGGCATCATCGTGGGCATCGTGACCATCACCGGTCTGGGCTTCGGACTGGCCGATATCGTCGAGAACGTGTCGAGCGTCTTCTCGAACCCCTTCCTGAAGATGCTGGTCGTGCTGTTCATGGCACAGCTGATCGCCCTGGTGCTCGGCATGGGCCTGCCCACCACCGCCAACTACATCCTGATGAGCGCCCTGATCGTGCCGATCATCGTGAAGGTCGCGGGGCTGGACACCGGCAACCCGGCCGAGCTGCTGCCCGCGCACATGTTCGTGTTCTACTTCGGGATCATGGCCGACAGCACGCCGCCCGTGGCACTCGCGGCCTTCGCGGCGGCGGCCATCAGCGGCGGCAATCCGGTGGCGACCGGCATCCAGGCCTTCCAGTACGAACTGCGGACCGCGTTGCTGGCGTACATGATGTTCTTCAACCCACAGCTGCTGCTGATTCAGGACGGCAGACTCGGCGGGGTGCCGTTCTGGGACGCGGCCTTCATGGTGGTCTTCGCGTTCATCGGGCTCGTCGCCTTCAGCGCGGCCACCCTGCGCTTCCTGCACCGCCGCACCAATCCCGTGCAGATGATCCTGCTGCTCGTCGCGTCGTTCATCCTGATCATTCCCACGCACATCGCGTACAACCTGGGGGCGCTGGCCCTGATCGCCGCCGTGTACTTCTGGCAGAAGGCCGGGAGCCGCGCCGAACCGCCCAGCGGGCTGCCCGCTGCCGCGTGA
- a CDS encoding TAXI family TRAP transporter solute-binding subunit yields MKKTTKQLLALSVLATAALALAQGNTFLTIGSGSTTGVYFPVATGMAKLINDSGSGVRANARSTGGSVFNVNALGTGELDAALVQNDITYYAYKGSGLQAFEGKANAKLRVMAMLYPEVLHLVALKDSKITSVADLKGKRVVIGDLGSGTEQTARQVLEAYGVGFDDLGQALRVSPAQGISLMQDKRADALFFTGGLGASVIGQIAQTLPVSIVPVAGNQAASLIKKYPFYVRYNIPGGQYKGVGATVPSVAVQATLVTTTNVSEDTVYKAMKAMFDNESALKAIHPSLANNFTLAKAVKGLPAPLHAGAVKYFREKGLNVK; encoded by the coding sequence ATGAAGAAGACCACGAAGCAGCTCCTGGCCCTCAGCGTCCTCGCGACCGCCGCCCTGGCCCTCGCCCAGGGCAACACCTTCCTGACCATCGGGTCGGGCAGCACGACCGGCGTGTACTTCCCGGTGGCGACCGGCATGGCCAAACTGATCAACGACAGCGGCAGTGGCGTGCGCGCCAACGCCCGCAGCACCGGCGGCAGCGTCTTCAACGTGAACGCCCTGGGAACCGGCGAGCTGGACGCCGCGCTGGTGCAGAACGACATCACGTACTACGCGTACAAGGGCTCGGGCCTCCAGGCCTTCGAGGGCAAGGCCAACGCCAAGCTCCGCGTGATGGCCATGCTGTACCCCGAGGTGCTGCATCTGGTGGCGCTGAAGGACAGCAAGATCACGTCCGTGGCCGACCTGAAGGGCAAGCGCGTGGTCATCGGCGACCTGGGCTCGGGCACCGAGCAGACCGCCCGGCAGGTGCTGGAAGCCTACGGCGTGGGCTTCGACGACCTCGGGCAGGCCCTGCGCGTGTCGCCCGCCCAGGGCATCTCGCTCATGCAGGACAAGCGGGCCGACGCGCTGTTCTTCACCGGCGGCCTGGGGGCCAGCGTGATCGGGCAGATCGCCCAGACGCTGCCCGTGAGCATCGTGCCGGTCGCGGGCAACCAGGCCGCCAGCCTGATCAAGAAGTACCCCTTCTATGTCCGGTACAACATCCCCGGCGGGCAGTACAAGGGTGTGGGCGCGACCGTGCCCAGCGTGGCGGTGCAGGCGACCCTGGTGACCACCACGAACGTCAGCGAGGACACCGTGTACAAGGCCATGAAGGCCATGTTCGACAACGAATCGGCGCTGAAGGCCATCCACCCCAGCCTGGCGAACAACTTCACGCTGGCCAAGGCCGTCAAGGGTCTGCCGGCGCCGCTGCACGCTGGCGCGGTGAAGTACTTCCGGGAAAAGGGCCTGAACGTCAAGTAA